The Anastrepha ludens isolate Willacy chromosome X, idAnaLude1.1, whole genome shotgun sequence genome includes a window with the following:
- the LOC128869574 gene encoding uncharacterized protein LOC128869574 has protein sequence MNDLFDELDAKRFQSKNPSKCPIRRGDSKKIDRLNEHLDFLRSFQLPENARVQCIEGFRITISAMQMLCEELFIEHSSLKFIFTGKMNQDALENFFYRIRASQGMNTHPSAHEIQYIVARLISMKILRQRFEKKGSNCADDDDVNLDWYIGPEDRHLETEVGDQRNEDLVLEEIDVEDIHFAEESNEAEVQVQRYFTGYGIYQKMLCKLKCEKCTHAMTKTKGELKLHSEALIRSKNLLHG, from the coding sequence atgaatgatctGTTCGATGAATTGGATGCAAAAAGATTCCAGTCGAAAAATCCTTCAAAATGTCCGATTAGGCGGGgtgacagcaaaaaaattgatagATTGAATGAACATCTAGATTTTTTGCGGTCATTCCAGTTGCCGGAAAACGCACGCGTGCAGTGTATCGAAGGTTTCCGCATAACGATTTCAGCGATGCAAATGTTATGCGAGGAACTTTTCATTGAGCACAGCtccctcaaatttattttcaccgggAAAATGAATCAAGATGcgttagaaaactttttctatcgcatACGAGCTAGTCAGGGTATGAATACCCATCCCTCagctcacgaaattcaatacaTAGTTGCGCGACTGatctcaatgaaaattttacgccAGAGATTTGAGAAGAAAGGTTCTAATTGTGCAGATgatgacgatgtaaatttagATTGGTATATAGGCCCCGAGGATCGTCATCTTGAGACAGAGGTAGGAGACCAGCGGAATGAGGATCTCGTTTTAGAAGAGATTGATGTGGAAGACatacattttgctgaagaaagtaATGAAGCTGAGGTACAAGTGCAGCGTTACTTCACAGGCTAtggtatttaccagaaaatgctGTGCAAgttaaaatgtgaaaagtgcacccACGCCATGACGAAAACAAAAGGGGAGCTGAAGTTGCATTCAGAAGCCCTGATAAGATCAAAAAACTTACTTCACGGATGA